One stretch of Pigmentiphaga aceris DNA includes these proteins:
- a CDS encoding putative DNA modification/repair radical SAM protein — translation MKLRDKLEILADAAKYDSSCASSGAPKRSSAGKDGLGTTTGMGICHSYTPDGRCVALLKILFTNFCQYDCQYCVNRRSSNVPRARFQVDEVVKLTMDFYRRNYIEGLFLSSGIVRSANYTMEQLVEVARRLREVELFRGYIHLKTIPDADPQLIALAGKYADRLSVNIELPTQESVEKLAPEKNVHTIKMAMGTIRSKLDESQDKRAPRFSPGGQSTQMIVGADASDDRSILDTAVTLYSAYKLKRVYYSAFSPIPDSPSSVPLAPAPRLREHRLYQADFLVRGYGFQVPELLDADRHLALDIDPKLAWALTRRELFPVDLNRADEAMIARVPGIGLRNAQRIVGLRRHRRVSWADLSRLRCPMQKLKPFIVVSDYRPAAEPQSEQLRKALIEPPRQLDLWGAAA, via the coding sequence ATGAAGCTCCGCGACAAACTAGAGATCCTGGCTGACGCTGCCAAATACGATTCCTCCTGTGCCAGCAGCGGGGCACCCAAGCGCTCGTCTGCCGGCAAAGACGGGCTGGGCACCACCACCGGCATGGGCATCTGCCACAGCTACACGCCCGACGGGCGTTGTGTGGCGCTGCTGAAGATCCTGTTCACCAACTTCTGTCAGTACGACTGCCAGTACTGCGTCAATCGGCGGTCCAGCAACGTGCCGCGTGCACGCTTCCAGGTAGACGAAGTGGTCAAGCTCACCATGGACTTCTATCGGCGCAACTACATCGAAGGGCTGTTCCTGTCTTCGGGCATTGTGCGCAGTGCCAACTACACGATGGAACAACTGGTGGAAGTGGCACGCCGGCTTCGCGAAGTTGAACTGTTTCGCGGTTATATCCACCTGAAGACGATTCCAGATGCCGATCCGCAATTGATCGCGCTGGCGGGCAAGTATGCCGATCGGCTCAGCGTCAATATTGAACTGCCGACCCAGGAAAGCGTGGAAAAGCTTGCGCCGGAAAAGAACGTGCACACCATCAAGATGGCAATGGGCACCATCCGCAGCAAGCTTGACGAATCGCAGGACAAGCGCGCGCCACGTTTCTCGCCCGGAGGGCAAAGTACCCAGATGATCGTGGGTGCCGATGCCAGCGACGACCGCAGCATTCTTGATACGGCAGTCACGCTGTACAGCGCCTACAAGCTGAAACGCGTGTATTACTCCGCCTTCAGCCCGATTCCCGACAGCCCGTCTTCAGTGCCGCTCGCTCCTGCGCCCCGGCTGCGTGAACATCGCCTGTACCAGGCGGATTTTCTGGTGCGGGGTTACGGTTTTCAAGTGCCCGAATTGCTGGATGCCGACCGGCATCTGGCCTTGGATATCGATCCCAAACTGGCATGGGCGCTGACGCGGCGCGAGCTGTTCCCGGTCGATCTGAATCGGGCCGACGAAGCCATGATTGCACGCGTGCCGGGCATTGGCTTGCGCAATGCGCAGCGCATCGTTGGCCTGCGCCGCCACCGCCGTGTCAGCTGGGCCGACCTGAGCCGGCTGCGCTGCCCGATGCAGAAGCTCAAACCCTTCATCGTGGTGTCGGACTACCGGCCTGCGGCTGAACCTCAGTCTGAACAGTTGCGCAAGGCCTTGATCGAGCCGCCGCGTCAGCTTGATCTCTGGGGCGCAGCAGCATGA
- a CDS encoding GGDEF domain-containing protein: MLDTRTLIFCGGVGQLLAALLLIGVAVIHRRELAARYWACAYLMLALGTPLFIMRGMVSDFMSIVVANTLSIGGVYLIYVGVAQFERRPKYWRAGLSMLLASALGLAYWAYVDPRLPARVIMANLGIIPFALMISWTMLRTRMIGQRIIPLAISALFLAVAIGNTIRVVDAAFRWDSANTNAFAAPWLALWLALTLAVVFLSATGFLIMIQLRVQARLDRLANHDPLTGLFNRRAFRRRVIDVMRQAVPDRADGAGGVLLLMDLDRFKQLNDHFGHLAGDRVLRAFANVLMEKLPPEAIAGRFGGDEFCVLLPEANAAQAAQQAEIIRAATERLAVIVGPAIVRVQVSIGLSEPTTSLSFNELLRRADQALYQAKSAGRNSVALGDKALALMQPASLAH; the protein is encoded by the coding sequence ATGCTTGATACGCGTACCCTGATCTTCTGCGGTGGCGTCGGCCAATTGCTGGCGGCGTTGCTATTGATCGGCGTGGCGGTGATCCACCGACGCGAGCTGGCTGCACGCTATTGGGCCTGCGCCTATCTGATGCTGGCGCTCGGCACGCCCCTGTTCATCATGCGCGGCATGGTGTCCGACTTCATGAGCATCGTGGTGGCAAACACGCTCAGCATCGGCGGGGTGTACCTGATCTATGTCGGCGTGGCGCAGTTCGAGCGCCGTCCCAAGTATTGGCGCGCGGGCCTGAGCATGCTGCTGGCATCCGCGCTTGGCCTGGCCTACTGGGCCTACGTCGATCCACGGTTGCCGGCGCGCGTCATCATGGCCAATCTGGGCATCATTCCCTTCGCGCTGATGATTTCCTGGACCATGCTGCGCACCAGAATGATCGGCCAGCGCATCATTCCCCTAGCTATTTCGGCTTTGTTCCTGGCGGTCGCCATCGGCAACACCATTCGGGTCGTGGACGCGGCGTTTCGCTGGGATTCTGCTAACACCAACGCATTTGCAGCACCCTGGTTGGCGCTGTGGCTGGCCTTGACGCTGGCCGTGGTGTTTCTTAGCGCCACCGGCTTTCTGATCATGATCCAGCTTCGTGTGCAGGCCAGGCTTGATCGGCTTGCCAATCACGATCCCTTGACGGGGCTGTTCAATCGACGGGCGTTTCGCCGTCGTGTGATCGATGTCATGCGCCAGGCCGTGCCAGACAGGGCGGATGGGGCAGGTGGGGTCTTGCTGCTGATGGATCTGGATCGGTTCAAGCAACTGAATGACCACTTCGGACACCTTGCCGGCGACCGTGTGCTGCGCGCCTTTGCCAATGTGTTGATGGAAAAATTACCGCCTGAAGCCATTGCTGGAAGATTTGGTGGCGACGAGTTCTGTGTATTGCTGCCCGAGGCAAACGCCGCGCAGGCCGCGCAACAGGCAGAAATCATCCGTGCCGCAACCGAGCGTTTGGCGGTCATCGTCGGGCCGGCAATTGTTCGGGTGCAGGTCAGTATCGGCTTGAGTGAACCGACCACCAGTCTTTCTTTCAACGAACTGCTGCGACGTGCCGACCAGGCGCTTTATCAAGCTAAGTCTGCCGGGCGCAATAGTGTGGCCCTGGGTGATAAGGCACTTGCGCTGATGCAGCCGGCAAGCTTGGCGCATTAA
- a CDS encoding ferritin-like domain-containing protein, protein MAVKTLQDLFIHALSDVASAEKQITKGLPKMARAATDPKLVEAFKAHLEETRGQIERIDAVVESIGLRLKRIKCAAMEGLIEEASEEIEEIEKGPVLDAALIGAAQKVEHYEIASYGTLIALAKQLGFTEAADLLQATLDEEKATDSKLTVLALQEENAKAAAV, encoded by the coding sequence ATGGCCGTGAAGACACTGCAAGACTTGTTCATCCACGCCCTGTCGGACGTGGCCAGTGCTGAAAAGCAGATTACCAAAGGCTTGCCGAAGATGGCGCGTGCTGCCACGGACCCTAAACTGGTCGAGGCATTCAAGGCGCATCTTGAAGAAACGCGTGGACAGATCGAGCGAATCGATGCTGTGGTCGAGTCGATTGGCCTTCGCCTGAAGCGCATCAAATGCGCAGCAATGGAAGGCCTGATTGAAGAGGCTTCCGAGGAAATCGAAGAAATCGAAAAAGGTCCGGTGCTGGATGCTGCGCTGATCGGTGCGGCGCAGAAAGTCGAGCACTACGAAATCGCCAGCTACGGCACCCTGATCGCGCTGGCCAAGCAGCTTGGATTCACCGAAGCTGCCGATTTGCTTCAAGCCACGCTGGACGAAGAAAAGGCCACTGACAGCAAGCTCACCGTGCTGGCATTGCAAGAAGAAAATGCCAAGGCCGCTGCTGTCTGA
- a CDS encoding NAD(P)/FAD-dependent oxidoreductase, translating into MPAPLFAIETNAELPTHADVVVIGGGIIGTFTAYYLAKRGMKVALLEKGRIGAEQSSRNWGWCRQQNRDARELPMATKSLDLWEQFSADSGEETGFQRCGLLYLSNSEKELDGWAKWGEFARTVNVKTQMLTAEEAAARARVTGKPWRGGVFSPTDGIADPSRAAPAVARAVMKLGGTVHQDCAARGVETEGGRLSAVVTEKGTIRTKMAVLSGGAWASSFCHQHGIRFPQAAIRQTALAISHGVEGMPAACHTTGVSMTRRVNGGYTVAISGRGRVDPTPQLFRFAPQFLPMFQRRWRSLAPGGLEGIRAGHEGWRKWKLDQQTPMERTRILDPKPDAAAVALTYERAVEMIPALKASSITAAWAGYVDSTPDGVPGIGEMASLPGLVLAAGFSGHGFGIGPGAGHLIADIVSGAAPLVDPRPYHPSRFQSSSWGKVADF; encoded by the coding sequence ATGCCAGCCCCTTTATTTGCCATCGAAACGAATGCCGAGCTGCCCACGCACGCTGACGTGGTCGTGATCGGTGGCGGGATTATCGGAACCTTCACCGCCTATTACCTGGCCAAGCGTGGAATGAAGGTCGCGCTGCTGGAAAAGGGGCGTATCGGTGCCGAGCAATCAAGTCGGAACTGGGGTTGGTGCCGCCAGCAGAATCGCGATGCACGCGAATTGCCGATGGCCACGAAAAGCCTCGATCTCTGGGAACAATTCTCGGCAGACTCCGGTGAAGAAACCGGTTTTCAACGCTGCGGCCTGCTTTATCTGAGCAACAGCGAAAAGGAATTGGACGGTTGGGCCAAGTGGGGTGAGTTTGCTCGCACCGTCAACGTGAAGACGCAGATGTTGACCGCCGAGGAAGCCGCTGCCCGCGCGCGTGTTACCGGCAAACCTTGGCGGGGCGGTGTCTTTTCGCCCACCGACGGTATTGCCGACCCGTCTCGGGCGGCCCCGGCCGTGGCACGTGCCGTCATGAAGCTGGGCGGCACGGTGCATCAGGACTGCGCAGCACGCGGCGTGGAAACCGAAGGTGGCCGACTGTCTGCCGTGGTGACCGAGAAAGGGACGATCCGCACCAAAATGGCTGTGCTGAGCGGCGGGGCCTGGGCCTCATCGTTTTGCCATCAGCACGGCATTCGTTTCCCCCAGGCGGCCATTCGGCAGACTGCCTTGGCGATCTCGCACGGTGTCGAGGGCATGCCGGCGGCCTGCCATACCACGGGCGTTTCCATGACCCGCCGTGTGAATGGCGGCTATACCGTCGCAATCAGTGGCCGAGGCCGTGTCGATCCGACCCCGCAGCTTTTCCGCTTCGCGCCGCAATTCCTGCCCATGTTCCAACGTCGCTGGCGCAGCCTTGCGCCCGGTGGACTGGAAGGTATTCGTGCGGGCCACGAGGGCTGGCGCAAGTGGAAGCTGGATCAGCAAACGCCGATGGAGCGCACGCGGATTCTTGATCCCAAGCCCGATGCGGCGGCAGTGGCACTGACCTATGAACGCGCAGTGGAAATGATTCCAGCACTGAAGGCGTCATCGATCACGGCGGCGTGGGCCGGTTATGTCGACAGCACACCGGATGGCGTCCCGGGCATCGGCGAAATGGCAAGCCTGCCTGGCCTGGTGCTTGCCGCCGGGTTCAGCGGCCACGGTTTTGGTATCGGCCCGGGGGCAGGGCATTTGATTGCCGACATCGTCAGCGGTGCTGCACCATTGGTCGATCCGCGTCCGTACCATCCGAGCCGATTCCAGTCTTCGTCTTGGGGCAAGGTCGCGGATTTCTGA
- the pstA gene encoding phosphate ABC transporter permease PstA, whose product MSIINMQNPVYRNRARTNKVLLTLSAIALAFGLFWLAWIIFTLLSKGAAALSFTLFTQITPPPGQTGGLLNAILGSVMMAGLGTLIGTPIGILAGTYLAEYGQRGWLAPATRFINDVLLSAPSIVIGLFIYTVVVAQMKHFSGWAGALALAVIVIPVVVRTTDDMLKLVPNSLREACVALGCPQWKMITLVCYRAARSGIVTGVLLAVARISGETAPLLFTALNNQFMSMNMNGPMANLPVTIFQFAMSPFPDWQRLAWAGATLITLLVLGINIAARLLFRKQG is encoded by the coding sequence ATGTCCATTATCAATATGCAAAACCCGGTTTATCGCAACCGGGCCCGGACCAACAAGGTGTTGTTGACCCTGTCGGCCATCGCACTCGCCTTCGGTCTGTTCTGGCTGGCGTGGATCATCTTCACGCTGTTGTCCAAGGGTGCGGCAGCTTTGTCGTTCACCTTGTTCACGCAGATCACGCCGCCGCCGGGTCAGACGGGCGGTCTGCTCAACGCGATTCTCGGCAGTGTGATGATGGCCGGCCTGGGTACGCTGATCGGCACGCCGATCGGCATCCTGGCTGGCACCTACCTGGCTGAATACGGTCAGCGCGGCTGGCTTGCCCCGGCCACCCGCTTCATCAATGACGTGCTGCTGTCGGCCCCGTCGATCGTGATCGGCCTGTTCATCTACACCGTGGTCGTGGCGCAGATGAAGCACTTCTCGGGCTGGGCTGGTGCGCTTGCGCTGGCCGTCATCGTGATCCCGGTGGTGGTTCGTACTACCGATGACATGTTGAAGCTGGTGCCGAACAGTCTGCGCGAAGCTTGTGTCGCCTTGGGCTGCCCGCAGTGGAAGATGATCACGCTGGTCTGCTATCGCGCTGCCCGTTCCGGTATCGTGACCGGTGTGCTGCTGGCGGTTGCCCGTATCTCTGGCGAAACCGCACCGCTGCTGTTCACCGCGCTCAACAACCAGTTCATGTCGATGAACATGAACGGTCCGATGGCCAACCTGCCCGTGACGATCTTCCAGTTCGCCATGAGCCCCTTCCCGGACTGGCAACGCCTGGCCTGGGCAGGCGCAACACTTATTACCTTGCTGGTGCTGGGCATCAACATCGCCGCACGCCTGCTGTTCCGCAAACAGGGCTGA
- a CDS encoding UdgX family uracil-DNA binding protein (This protein belongs to the uracil DNA glycosylase superfamily, members of which act in excision repair of DNA. However, it belongs more specifically to UdgX branch, whose founding member was found to bind uracil in DNA (where it does not belong), without cleaving it, appears to promote DNA repair by a pathway involving RecA, rather than base excision.): protein MSTRHRYEIADFEAWRRIARELLLAGVPPHDVDWLDVSDSGSHTLSLFESAGGDVSAARAPAMKPNSSADLFSAADVSGADHQQMPSSDVAEHAAPVLRVSRQCLDVLRSAAMFRDAGRWALLYQALWRWQQGDQAAISPADSDGARIHVMVKAVQHEIHRMHAYVRFRETQGERPAGSPQFIAWFEPVHEILRAGAPYFRQRMGRASWMIATPGGIAQCHGEDIEYGPPIPQPPPIDDAGESLWLSYYQHTFNPSRVNARVMTQHMPVRYWKNLPEGKLIPGLVAQANAGSQQLGQTDSVGARKGAPIRVSAARAMPVREAPRTLDTCTRCELGRHATQGVAGIGPRNASIMLVGEQPGDQEDLQGTVFVGPAGQLLNQALEAATLSRDAIYLTNAVKHFKWEPRGKRRLHKTPAQQEVDACRYWLEQELTEVAPKVIVTLGATALRSVLNHARIKLQDQRGRPLRHGDTWVIPTWHPAYVLRVPDPRARTDALADIVAALRQAQALSESDVVAG from the coding sequence ATGAGTACCCGGCATCGATACGAAATCGCAGACTTCGAGGCCTGGCGGCGTATCGCTCGGGAATTGCTGCTGGCAGGCGTGCCACCGCACGATGTCGATTGGCTCGATGTCAGCGATTCAGGAAGCCATACGCTTTCCTTGTTCGAGTCGGCGGGGGGCGATGTTTCGGCTGCGCGCGCGCCTGCAATGAAACCAAACAGCAGCGCAGACTTGTTCAGTGCGGCCGATGTGTCAGGCGCAGACCACCAGCAGATGCCGTCATCAGATGTGGCTGAACATGCTGCGCCAGTCTTGCGTGTGTCCCGCCAGTGCCTGGACGTCTTGCGCTCGGCGGCCATGTTCCGTGACGCCGGCCGATGGGCCTTGCTGTATCAGGCCTTGTGGCGTTGGCAGCAAGGCGACCAGGCTGCAATCTCGCCCGCCGATTCGGACGGCGCGCGCATTCACGTAATGGTCAAGGCGGTTCAACACGAAATTCATCGCATGCATGCCTACGTGCGCTTTCGTGAAACTCAGGGTGAGCGCCCGGCCGGTTCGCCGCAGTTCATTGCCTGGTTCGAGCCAGTGCATGAAATCCTGCGGGCAGGGGCCCCGTATTTCCGACAGCGCATGGGCCGCGCCAGCTGGATGATCGCGACCCCTGGCGGTATTGCCCAATGCCACGGCGAAGACATCGAATACGGCCCACCCATCCCGCAACCGCCGCCTATCGACGATGCCGGTGAAAGCCTGTGGTTAAGCTACTACCAGCATACGTTCAACCCCTCTCGCGTCAACGCGCGGGTGATGACGCAGCACATGCCTGTGCGTTATTGGAAGAACCTGCCCGAGGGCAAGCTGATCCCGGGTCTGGTGGCGCAAGCCAACGCCGGATCACAACAACTGGGGCAGACCGACTCGGTAGGGGCCAGAAAAGGCGCACCGATTCGTGTGTCGGCCGCGCGCGCCATGCCGGTACGTGAAGCGCCGCGCACGCTTGATACCTGCACGCGCTGCGAACTGGGACGCCACGCCACGCAGGGCGTCGCAGGTATCGGGCCGCGCAATGCCAGCATCATGCTGGTTGGCGAACAGCCCGGTGATCAGGAAGACCTTCAAGGCACCGTGTTTGTCGGGCCGGCAGGGCAGTTGCTCAATCAGGCGTTGGAAGCGGCTACCCTGTCGCGCGACGCTATCTACCTGACCAACGCCGTCAAACACTTCAAGTGGGAGCCGCGCGGCAAGCGCCGGCTTCACAAGACGCCCGCGCAACAGGAAGTCGATGCCTGTCGTTATTGGTTGGAGCAAGAATTGACCGAGGTTGCACCCAAGGTCATCGTCACGCTGGGGGCCACGGCTTTGCGCAGCGTGTTGAATCACGCTCGCATCAAGCTGCAGGATCAGCGAGGGCGGCCGTTGCGTCACGGTGATACGTGGGTGATACCTACTTGGCATCCGGCCTATGTACTGCGCGTGCCAGACCCTCGTGCACGCACCGATGCGCTGGCCGACATCGTTGCTGCCTTACGCCAGGCGCAGGCCTTATCCGAGTCGGATGTGGTGGCAGGATAA
- a CDS encoding T9SS type A sorting domain-containing protein encodes MGLTAKFLAATAIALGLSTQPLLAQTTMSANDLPVEQTQGDVRYRTGGIGLDESTAFKSAIGKHSAALVFTSHSGGANEYLADVPVTITDARGREVLRVAAGPYLLIDLPAGNYTATASYQDQTLTRKFSVGARKGNRVSFDWRR; translated from the coding sequence ATGGGCCTGACCGCCAAATTCCTCGCAGCTACCGCCATTGCACTGGGCTTGAGCACACAACCGCTGCTTGCCCAGACCACGATGTCGGCGAACGATTTGCCTGTGGAGCAGACACAGGGCGATGTGCGGTATCGCACTGGCGGTATCGGACTGGATGAATCGACCGCTTTCAAGTCTGCTATCGGCAAGCACAGCGCCGCCCTGGTGTTCACCTCGCATTCCGGCGGAGCAAATGAGTATCTGGCCGATGTGCCGGTAACCATTACCGATGCTCGTGGCCGGGAAGTGCTTCGTGTTGCTGCCGGCCCGTATCTGCTGATCGATCTGCCGGCGGGCAACTACACCGCGACTGCCAGCTATCAGGATCAGACCCTGACCCGCAAGTTCTCGGTGGGTGCGCGAAAGGGCAATCGGGTGTCGTTCGACTGGCGCCGTTGA
- a CDS encoding aldehyde dehydrogenase family protein codes for MTMATDNRSWDDMRLYIDGRWHDRSEAPKIAVVNPGSETVLGHVAAGSQADVELAVAAARRAFDQFSQSTVAARIALLERIQALIEARAEQFAQAIVNEMGTPIEFARNAHVPAGIAHVRAQIEVLQTYEFLSRKEGMAISKEPIGVCALITPWNWPLYQITAKVAPAIASGCTVVLKPSELSPYSALLFAEVMHDAGAPAGVFNLVSGTGEVVGAALSSHPEVDMISITGSTRAGVLVAQAAAVTVKRVVQELGGKSPNVFLDDADFKNGVAKGVLSGMRNAGQSCSAPTRMLVPASRLAEVEALAIAAVADITVGDPNDVKTIMGPIANAAQYARVQTMIARGIEEGAKLICGGLGLPDGLEHGYFARPTVFSEVTSSMQVAQQEIFGPVLVIIPYQDEAEAIAIANDTIYGLGAHVQSADPERARRVAGRLRAGQVHINYPAWRSDAPFGGYKRSGNGREYGVHGLEEYLETKAIVGY; via the coding sequence ATGACCATGGCAACTGACAACCGTAGCTGGGACGATATGCGGCTATATATCGACGGACGCTGGCATGACAGGTCAGAGGCACCGAAGATCGCGGTCGTGAATCCTGGTTCCGAGACCGTCCTGGGTCATGTTGCCGCAGGTTCGCAAGCCGACGTCGAGCTTGCCGTAGCGGCGGCGCGGCGTGCGTTCGACCAGTTCTCCCAAAGCACAGTGGCAGCGCGGATCGCCTTGCTCGAACGCATTCAGGCGCTGATTGAAGCGCGCGCCGAACAATTCGCCCAGGCCATCGTCAATGAAATGGGCACACCGATCGAGTTCGCGAGAAACGCACATGTACCGGCTGGCATCGCCCATGTGCGTGCCCAGATCGAGGTGTTGCAGACTTATGAATTCCTGTCCAGAAAAGAGGGCATGGCGATTTCCAAAGAGCCGATCGGCGTGTGTGCGCTGATCACGCCCTGGAACTGGCCGCTTTACCAGATCACCGCCAAGGTCGCGCCTGCGATTGCCTCAGGGTGCACGGTGGTGCTCAAGCCCAGCGAATTGTCGCCCTACAGCGCACTGCTTTTTGCCGAGGTCATGCACGACGCCGGTGCGCCTGCCGGCGTGTTCAATCTTGTCAGTGGCACGGGGGAAGTGGTTGGGGCGGCGCTCTCTTCGCACCCCGAAGTCGACATGATTTCCATCACCGGCTCCACTCGTGCCGGTGTGCTGGTCGCCCAGGCAGCGGCGGTAACGGTCAAGCGTGTCGTGCAGGAACTGGGTGGCAAGTCGCCCAATGTGTTTTTGGACGACGCAGACTTCAAGAACGGCGTCGCCAAGGGCGTGTTGTCGGGCATGCGCAATGCCGGCCAGTCGTGCAGTGCACCGACACGCATGCTGGTTCCCGCGTCACGCCTGGCCGAGGTCGAAGCCCTGGCAATCGCGGCGGTCGCAGACATCACCGTGGGCGACCCGAACGATGTGAAAACCATCATGGGGCCGATTGCCAACGCGGCGCAGTACGCACGCGTGCAGACCATGATTGCGCGTGGCATTGAAGAAGGGGCCAAGCTGATCTGTGGTGGTCTTGGCCTGCCCGATGGGCTGGAACACGGCTACTTTGCGCGTCCCACGGTGTTTTCCGAGGTGACGTCAAGCATGCAGGTGGCCCAGCAGGAAATATTCGGCCCGGTGCTGGTCATCATCCCCTACCAGGACGAAGCCGAGGCCATCGCAATTGCCAATGACACGATCTACGGCCTGGGTGCACACGTTCAATCAGCCGACCCGGAACGGGCACGGCGGGTGGCAGGGCGACTGCGTGCAGGCCAGGTGCACATCAATTACCCGGCCTGGCGCAGCGACGCGCCGTTTGGGGGATACAAACGCTCTGGCAATGGTCGCGAATATGGCGTCCATGGACTGGAGGAATACCTGGAAACCAAGGCCATCGTCGGCTACTGA
- the pstB gene encoding phosphate ABC transporter ATP-binding protein PstB — MPTTAQQPSRAKLEVKNLNFYYGKFHALRNVNMTIPEKKVTAFIGPSGCGKSTLLRTFNRMFELYPEQRAEGEINMDGENLLQSKQDISLIRAKVGMVFQKPTPFPMSIYDNIAFGVKLFERLSKGEMDERVEWALTKAALWEEVKNKLGQSGHGLSGGQQQRLCIARGIAIKPQVLLLDEPCSALDPISTAKIEELITELKNDYTVVIVTHNMQQAARCSDHTAYMYLGELMEFGETQQIFIKPKKKATEDYITGRFG, encoded by the coding sequence ATGCCCACCACTGCGCAACAACCCAGCCGCGCCAAGCTGGAAGTCAAGAACCTGAACTTCTACTACGGCAAGTTCCACGCCCTGCGTAACGTCAACATGACGATCCCCGAAAAGAAGGTCACCGCCTTCATCGGCCCGTCGGGTTGCGGCAAGTCGACGCTGCTGCGTACCTTCAACCGCATGTTCGAGCTGTATCCCGAGCAGCGCGCCGAGGGCGAAATCAACATGGACGGTGAAAACCTGCTGCAATCCAAGCAGGACATCTCGCTGATCCGCGCCAAGGTCGGCATGGTCTTCCAGAAGCCCACGCCGTTCCCGATGAGCATCTACGACAACATCGCCTTTGGCGTGAAGCTGTTCGAACGCCTGAGCAAGGGCGAGATGGACGAGCGTGTCGAATGGGCGCTGACCAAGGCTGCTCTGTGGGAAGAAGTGAAGAACAAGCTGGGCCAGAGCGGTCACGGCCTGTCGGGTGGCCAGCAGCAACGTCTGTGCATTGCGCGCGGCATTGCGATCAAGCCGCAGGTGCTGCTGCTTGACGAACCTTGCTCGGCGCTGGACCCGATCTCGACGGCCAAGATCGAAGAGCTGATCACCGAACTGAAGAACGACTACACCGTGGTCATCGTGACCCACAACATGCAGCAGGCTGCACGTTGCTCGGACCACACCGCCTACATGTACCTGGGCGAACTGATGGAATTCGGTGAAACCCAGCAGATCTTCATCAAGCCGAAGAAGAAGGCGACCGAGGACTACATCACCGGTCGTTTCGGCTGA
- a CDS encoding GGDEF domain-containing protein, translating to MFVDLLTLYLLAVGTLFATACMTFWEHRTNARHSRALRLLAAGFAVLGVGCALILVRRQIPCGAGATMANLVVLSGYLLILNGIAAFSGRQYRRLWVFVLVVMALVWAVAGVQGEPLVWHYLSSIPIALINGLMVWEVRRAETMKMLSARHIVVAMAGIHTIFYAARALILPWAVQVYGDGLLSITSKITLYEGVLYSVVLPMALLKLVRDETHSQLLQESQTDYLTRLGNRRSFFELGAAAVDGRGRQGPIAIFAFDLDRFKSINDVHGHQVGDDVLRRFAEIARRVLGPNAILARIGGEEFAALLAGDDARDAVSLGQSVTRQFAESARDPHAGLGLIATVSVGLAYFADEVPALPTALAAADRALYCAKAQGGDRLELA from the coding sequence ATGTTCGTCGATCTTCTTACCCTCTATCTTCTCGCCGTTGGCACGCTGTTCGCCACGGCGTGCATGACATTCTGGGAGCATCGGACGAATGCCCGCCATAGCCGGGCGTTACGGTTGCTCGCAGCGGGCTTCGCAGTATTGGGCGTCGGCTGTGCGCTGATTCTGGTGCGTCGCCAGATACCCTGTGGCGCTGGTGCCACGATGGCCAATCTGGTGGTGTTGTCGGGGTATCTGTTGATACTCAACGGCATCGCTGCGTTCAGCGGGCGGCAATATCGGCGTTTGTGGGTCTTTGTTCTGGTCGTGATGGCGCTGGTGTGGGCCGTTGCAGGCGTACAAGGCGAACCCCTGGTCTGGCACTACCTCAGTTCGATTCCCATAGCCCTGATCAACGGCCTGATGGTCTGGGAAGTGCGCCGTGCCGAGACCATGAAAATGCTGTCGGCCCGGCACATCGTCGTTGCCATGGCCGGCATTCACACCATCTTCTACGCTGCCCGGGCCTTGATTCTGCCCTGGGCCGTGCAGGTTTACGGAGACGGATTGCTGTCGATCACCAGCAAGATCACGCTGTATGAAGGCGTGCTGTATTCCGTGGTGCTGCCCATGGCCCTGCTGAAACTGGTGCGTGACGAGACCCACAGCCAGTTATTGCAGGAATCCCAGACCGATTACCTGACCCGCCTGGGAAACCGACGTTCCTTCTTCGAACTGGGGGCGGCTGCCGTCGATGGCCGGGGGCGGCAGGGCCCGATCGCCATCTTTGCGTTCGACCTTGATCGCTTCAAATCCATCAACGACGTGCACGGTCACCAGGTTGGCGACGATGTGCTGAGGCGTTTTGCCGAGATTGCCCGCCGTGTGCTTGGCCCGAATGCGATCCTGGCTCGGATTGGCGGTGAAGAATTCGCCGCGCTGCTGGCCGGTGACGATGCGCGCGACGCAGTGTCGCTGGGGCAGTCCGTGACCAGGCAATTTGCAGAATCGGCGCGTGATCCGCATGCGGGCCTGGGGCTGATCGCAACGGTCAGTGTCGGGTTGGCTTATTTTGCAGATGAGGTGCCCGCTTTGCCCACCGCGCTTGCTGCAGCAGATCGTGCCTTGTACTGCGCGAAGGCGCAGGGTGGTGACAGGTTGGAACTGGCCTGA